In Zingiber officinale cultivar Zhangliang chromosome 1A, Zo_v1.1, whole genome shotgun sequence, a genomic segment contains:
- the LOC122017941 gene encoding calcium-dependent protein kinase 16-like codes for MGNCCRSPAAVAREDVKTNFPGAHHDPGGPASGKDRHYQNGVGGAHSKRLIVLGSDAKSVGGVEEKYALDRELGRGEFGVTYLCVDRDTRELLACKSISKRKLRTSVDVEDVRREVTIMRHLPKSPSIVSLREALEDDGTVHLVMELCEGGELFDRIVARGHYSERAAAVVMRTIIEVVQLCHEHGVIHRDLKPENFLFANKKENSPLKAIDFGLSIFFKPGERFSEIVGSPYYMAPEVLKRNYGPEIDIWSAGVILYILLCGVPPFWAESEQGVAQAILKGTIDFKRDPWPSVSESAKNLVQQMLEPDPKLRLTAKQVLEHSWLQNAKKASNVPLGDVVKSRLKQFSRMNRFKRRALRVIADHLSTEEVEDIKEMFRMMDTDNDGIVSHEELKAGLAKFGSHLVESEVQMLIEAVDMNGKGTLDYGEFLAVSLHLQRMANDEHLRRAFSYFDKDRNGFIEPNELHEALAEDGAPDSMDVANDILQEVDTDKDGRISYDEFVAMMKTGTDWRKASRHYSRGRFNSLSVRLMKDGSLNLG; via the exons ATGGGTAACTGCTGCCGCTCGCCGGCGGCCGTCGCCCGCGAGGACGTCAAGACCAATTTCCCAGGAGCCCACCACGATCCCGGAGGCCCCGCCTCCGGGAAGGACCGCCACTACCAGAACGGCGTCGGCGGCGCTCATTCCAAGCGCCTGATCGTACTCGGCAGCGACGCCAAGTCGGTGGGCGGTGTCGAGGAGAAGTACGCGCTGGACCGCGAGCTCGGACGTGGAGAGTTCGGGGTTACCTACCTGTGCGTGGACCGCGACACGAGGGAGCTGCTCGCTTGCAAGTCGATATCGAAGAGGAAGCTGCGGACGTCGGTGGACGTGGAGGACGTGCGCCGGGAGGTGACCATAATGCGGCACCTGCCCAAGAGCCCCAGCATCGTGAGCCTGCGGGAGGCTCTGGAGGACGACGGCACCGTGCATCTGGTGATGGAGCTGTGCGAGGGCGGGGAGCTGTTCGACCGTATCGTGGCGCGGGGGCACTACTCAGAGCGAGCGGCGGCCGTGGTCATGAGGACGATCATTGAAGTCGTGCAGCTGTGCCATGAGCATGGGGTTATCCACCGCGACCTCAAACCGGAGAACTTTCTGTTTGCCAACAAGAAGGAGAATTCACCGTTGAAAGCGATCGACTTTGGGCTTTCTATTTTCTTCAAACCTG GTGAAAGATTTTCTGAGATTGTTGGTAGCCCTTATTATATGGCTCCTGAAGTTCTAAAAAGGAATTATGGACCAGAAATTGATATATGGAGTGCTGGAGTCATTCTATATATCCTCCTCTGTGGAGTTCCACCATTTTGGGCTG AATCTGAACAAGGAGTTGCACAAGCCATTCTTAAGGGGACTATAGATTTCAAACGTGATCCTTGGCCTAGTGTTTCAGAAAGTGCCAAGAATTTGGTTCAGCAGATGTTGGAACCTGATCCCAAGCTTCGGTTAACTGCAAAGCAAGTGCTTG AACATTCTTGGCTTCAAAATGCTAAGAAAGCATCAAATGTACCACTCGGTGATGTTGTGAAGTCAAGGCTCAAACAGTTCTCAAGAATGAATCGATTCAAAAGGAGAGCTTTGAGG GTTATCGCTGATCATTTGTCTACTGAAGAAGTTGAAGATATTAAAGAGATGTTCAGGATGATGGATACTGACAACGATGGCATTGTTTCTCATGAGGAACTCAAAGCTGGCCTCGCCAAGTTTGGTTCACACCTTGTGGAGTCTGAGGTGCAGATGCTTATTGAAGCT GTTGATATGAATGGAAAAGGAACCCTAGATTATGGAGAGTTCTTGGCTGTATCTCTTCATTTACAGAGAATGGCAAATGATGAGCATCTGAGAAGGGCTTTCTCATACTTTGACAAAGACAGGAATGGCTTTATTGAGCCAAATGAGCTTCATGAGGCACTAGCAGAAGATGGAGCTCCTGATAGCATGGATGTTGCAAATGATATCTTACAAGAAGTTGATACTGACAAG GATGGACGAATAAGCTATGATGAATTCGTGGCAATGATGAAGACCGGAACAGATTGGAGAAAGGCTTCACGGCACTATTCAAGAGGAAGATTCAACAGTCTGAGTGTCAGATTAATGAAGGATGGGTCCTTAAACTTGGGTTGA
- the LOC121999790 gene encoding jasmonate-induced oxygenase 2-like gives MVDQQLIRFTLDRARVKPEPMGSVQLVDWPEPVVRVQTLSENGLATIPAHYIKPHADRPSLSAGLDGAASIPVVDLEDSDGGGAAAVAEACREWGFFQVVNHGVDRGLVERAVEVWRAFFRLPLEEKQAYANSPATYEGYGSRLGIDKGAILDWGDYFFLHLLPEKLKSPEKWPAMPTHCRQTVQEYGDELLKLCKRLMKLLSISSGLDVDRLPEAFGGDDVGATLRVNYYPKCPQPELALGLSAHSDPGGITVLLADDAVKGLQVRKGDRWVTVQPVPCAFIVNVGDQIQILTNAIYKSVEHRVVVNAEKERLSLAFFYNPKSDMAMGPVAELVTADRPAMYPAMTFDEYRLFIRSKGPKGKSQVKSHQKYDSLRPTMQPPCIRA, from the exons ATGGTTGATCAGCAACTAATCCGGTTCACTTTGGATCGAGCCCGAGTTAAGCCTGAACCCATGGGAAGCGTCCAGTTGGTGGATTGGCCCGAGCCGGTCGTCCGCGTGCAGACCCTGTCTGAGAATGGTCTCGCCACCATCCCCGCCCACTACATCAAGCCGCACGCCGACCGTCCCTCTCTCTCGGCCGGCCTCGACGGCGCCGCCTCCATCCCAGTGGTCGACCTGGAAGACAGCGACGGCGGCGGCGCGGCCGCGGTGGCGGAGGCCTGCCGCGAGTGGGGATTCTTCCAGGTGGTGAACCACGGCGTGGACCGCGGCCTGGTGGAGCGGGCGGTCGAGGTGTGGCGAGCCTTCTTCCGCTTGCCGTTGGAGGAGAAGCAGGCCTACGCGAATTCCCCGGCGACGTACGAGGGCTACGGCAGCCGCCTCGGCATCGACAAGGGCGCCATATTGGATTGGGGGGACTACTTCTTCTTGCATTTGCTGCCGGAGAAGCTCAAGAGCCCTGAGAAGTGGCCGGCGATGCCAACTCATTGCAG ACAAACTGTACAAGAATACGGAGACGAGCTGCTCAAGCTGTGCAAAAGACTAATGAAGCTCCTGTCCATAAGCTCGGGCTTGGATGTCGACCGGCTGCCGGAGGCCTTCGGTGGCGACGACGTCGGCGCAACCCTTAGGGTCAACTACTACCCAAAGTGCCCGCAGCCGGAGCTGGCGCTCGGCCTGTCGGCGCACTCCGACCCAGGTGGGATCACCGTTCTCCTCGCTGACGACGCCGTGAAGGGGCTTCAGGTACGGAAGGGCGATCGGTGGGTGACGGTGCAGCCGGTGCCCTGCGCATTCATCGTCAACGTCGGCGATCAGATTCAG ATTTTGACGAATGCAATATACAAGAGCGTGGAGCATCGGGTGGTGGTGAACGCAGAAAAAGAGCGCTTGTCGCTGGCTTTCTTTTACAACCCCAAGAGCGACATGGCGATGGGGCCAGTGGCGGAGCTGGTGACGGCTGATAGGCCGGCGATGTATCCGGCGATGACCTTTGATGAATACCGTTTGTTCATAAGGAGCAAAGGGCCGAAGGGCAAATCCCAAGTCAAGTCGCACCAGAAATACGACTCGTTACGACCGACCATGCAGCCTCCATGCATTCGTGCATGA